From Bradyrhizobium sp. sBnM-33:
GTACAACGGCTCGGTCAGGGTAGGTGTCAAAGATAGAAACGTAATTTCAGACACTTACTGTGCAATAGCGTGTGTTGTGCGAGGGCCGCGCAGTCGAGCACGTGCCTAAAATTTGGGCGGAGAAGCTCAAGGCGCGGCGCCGCCGCGATCAGGTGAAGTCCGAGAGTATCTGCAGCAGTTTCTCCCGGTTCTCCTTGCCGATCTTTTCGGCCACATGGCGCTCATGTTCGGCGGCAAGCCGCTTGAACTGCGCCAGCGCGGTCCGGCCGCGCGCGGTCAGGTGCAGCGCGTGGGAGCGCCGGTCGGTGGCGGATTTGATGCGGCTGACGAGATCGCGCTGTTCAAGACTGTCCAGGAGATGCACCAGCCGGGCGCGCTCGATGCCGAGCCGCTTGGCCACCGCCATCTGACTCAGGCCCGGGTTGGCGCCGATTACCGTCATCACGGAATACTGCGTGGGCCGGATATCGACAGCGCCGAGCGTGCGAATGAAATCCTGAAAAATCCAGATCTGAAAGCGCCGCACCGCATAGCCGGCGTGGCCCGCCAGCGCGTCGAGGCCGATTTCGCCATTCACTAGATCGCTGTGCGCGTTGCCGTTTTCACTTCGCGCG
This genomic window contains:
- a CDS encoding MarR family transcriptional regulator, producing MARNSQAPRIANSRAGIRPRPGRARSENGNAHSDLVNGEIGLDALAGHAGYAVRRFQIWIFQDFIRTLGAVDIRPTQYSVMTVIGANPGLSQMAVAKRLGIERARLVHLLDSLEQRDLVSRIKSATDRRSHALHLTARGRTALAQFKRLAAEHERHVAEKIGKENREKLLQILSDFT